In Gammaproteobacteria bacterium, the following proteins share a genomic window:
- a CDS encoding lysophospholipid acyltransferase family protein, whose protein sequence is MPEITSKTVFGKVFQIYTVLIIYPISWAMTAIVSTLILIFSKLISPRWASKVIGRAWGKVLLWIAFSPAKVIGAENVDRKQSYIIVCNHQSLYDILLVYGHLPAEIKWVMKKELEKMPFVGLACKTMGHVFVDRSNTEKAKQSLSAAKHLISDGVSAFFFPEGTRSKSGLLLPFKKGAFRMAKELNLPILPVTINGANSVMTPGSLSIFPAKVSLTIHKPISAEVYSEKDVNELSSMSKTAIASALEIKN, encoded by the coding sequence ATGCCAGAAATCACCTCCAAAACTGTTTTTGGAAAGGTGTTCCAGATTTATACAGTTTTGATTATTTATCCGATTTCCTGGGCAATGACAGCCATTGTTTCAACATTGATTTTAATTTTTTCAAAATTAATCAGTCCTCGTTGGGCGAGTAAAGTGATTGGTCGAGCCTGGGGTAAAGTCTTACTCTGGATTGCTTTCAGTCCTGCAAAAGTCATCGGGGCGGAAAATGTAGACCGAAAACAATCTTATATCATCGTCTGCAATCACCAAAGTTTGTATGATATTCTGCTCGTTTATGGACATTTGCCTGCAGAAATCAAATGGGTGATGAAGAAAGAGTTGGAAAAGATGCCTTTCGTTGGCTTAGCGTGTAAAACTATGGGGCATGTTTTTGTTGACCGAAGCAATACAGAAAAAGCCAAACAATCGTTATCAGCCGCTAAACATTTAATTTCAGATGGTGTTTCGGCTTTCTTTTTCCCGGAGGGAACACGCAGTAAAAGTGGTTTGCTTTTACCATTTAAAAAAGGAGCTTTTCGAATGGCAAAGGAGTTAAATTTGCCCATTCTTCCAGTCACTATCAATGGTGCTAACAGCGTGATGACACCGGGGAGTTTATCTATATTTCCAGCCAAAGTTTCACTAACCATTCACAAACCGATAAGCGCGGAAGTTTATTCGGAAAAAGATGTGAATGAATTGTCTTCTATGTCAAAAACAGCAATTGCATCCGCTTTAGAGATAAAAAACTGA
- a CDS encoding polyphosphate kinase 2 family protein, which translates to MKLETFKSTTNSLRASQAEINKLYYDVKNTKKLQTKLSKQLAELQSQIQAEKKHAVLVIFQAMDAAGKDSTIRNVFAQCDIGGINNVAFKQPSKEESSHDFLWRCNKHVPQRGQLTIFNRSYYEEVLVVKVHPEWLGSQKVEVPVTDKFWQNRYDSINDFEKHLSLSGTKIIKFMLDVSQKEQHHRFIRRYKTPSKQWKFSIGDLKESKLWKEYQNAFDDLLKQTSTETNSWYVIPADSKPFMRLLVTEILINELSQLNPQYPPMEKIDEEDLKLIKHLMP; encoded by the coding sequence ATGAAGCTAGAAACTTTTAAAAGCACAACAAACTCGCTGAGAGCTTCTCAAGCAGAAATCAATAAACTTTATTATGATGTTAAGAACACCAAGAAACTGCAAACGAAATTATCCAAACAACTGGCGGAACTTCAATCCCAAATTCAGGCAGAAAAAAAACATGCCGTTTTAGTCATTTTTCAAGCAATGGATGCCGCCGGCAAAGACAGTACCATTCGCAATGTTTTTGCACAATGCGATATTGGAGGCATCAATAATGTTGCTTTTAAACAGCCATCAAAAGAAGAGAGTTCGCATGATTTTCTTTGGCGTTGCAACAAACACGTTCCTCAAAGAGGACAACTTACTATTTTCAACCGAAGTTATTATGAAGAGGTTTTAGTTGTTAAAGTGCATCCCGAATGGCTTGGTTCGCAAAAAGTAGAAGTGCCTGTTACAGATAAGTTTTGGCAGAATCGTTATGACAGCATCAATGATTTTGAAAAGCATTTGAGTTTATCAGGTACAAAAATCATCAAATTCATGCTGGATGTTTCGCAAAAAGAACAGCACCATCGTTTTATCAGAAGATACAAAACACCATCCAAGCAATGGAAATTCAGCATTGGGGATCTCAAAGAAAGTAAACTTTGGAAAGAGTATCAAAATGCTTTTGATGATTTGTTAAAACAAACATCTACAGAAACCAATTCCTGGTATGTGATTCCAGCCGACAGTAAACCTTTTATGCGTTTGCTGGTGACTGAAATTCTGATTAATGAACTCTCTCAATTGAATCCGCAATATCCGCCCATGGAAAAAATTGATGAAGAAGATTTAAAACTGATAAAACATTTAATGCCTTAA
- a CDS encoding diacylglycerol kinase family protein: MKIAILINGSIRKFESVKSDVEKSFSNYEHQIFISEYPGHLKQLCSDALSHGFNHIIFVGGDGTLNEGLNSLIEHFRIGDSNLPESIDWQAIKSIKIGVYAAGSGNDFIKSVDLDESIDTLINNIDSNSSRWIDVGWLQSHDELHQKQSSYFINIADVGIGGEVLLAKSKMPKWLSGKMTYFLSIVKTMLTFKKCKLRAYNNDFNWNGEALNLIVANAKYFGNSLGVAPDADVSDGHFSLVIIGEVGLLTYLLNLKNLRKCRKLVHEKISYHKVKEIIVEPTDCRQIIIDMDGEMVGFAPMYLKCLAGRINFIC, translated from the coding sequence ATGAAAATTGCAATACTAATTAACGGCTCAATTCGAAAATTTGAATCTGTAAAGTCAGATGTTGAGAAGAGTTTTTCCAATTATGAACATCAAATATTTATCTCCGAATATCCGGGGCATTTAAAGCAGCTTTGTTCGGATGCTTTGAGCCACGGTTTTAATCATATAATTTTTGTTGGAGGTGATGGGACTTTGAATGAGGGGCTTAATAGTTTGATTGAACACTTCCGAATAGGTGATTCGAATTTGCCGGAGAGCATTGACTGGCAAGCCATTAAGAGTATTAAAATCGGTGTTTATGCGGCAGGTAGTGGAAATGATTTCATCAAATCAGTTGATTTAGATGAAAGCATTGATACTTTGATTAACAATATTGATTCTAACTCCTCACGTTGGATTGATGTCGGCTGGTTACAAAGTCATGATGAATTACATCAAAAGCAATCCAGCTATTTTATCAATATTGCAGATGTTGGAATCGGCGGAGAAGTTTTACTTGCCAAATCGAAAATGCCAAAATGGTTGAGTGGAAAAATGACCTACTTTCTATCTATTGTGAAAACAATGCTGACATTCAAAAAATGCAAACTTAGAGCTTATAATAATGATTTCAACTGGAATGGAGAGGCATTAAACCTGATTGTTGCCAATGCTAAATATTTTGGAAATTCATTGGGAGTAGCACCTGATGCTGATGTTAGCGACGGACATTTTTCTTTGGTGATTATTGGAGAAGTTGGATTATTGACCTATTTGTTGAATTTGAAAAATCTTAGAAAATGCCGAAAATTGGTTCATGAGAAAATAAGCTATCATAAAGTGAAAGAAATTATTGTGGAGCCGACTGACTGCCGCCAAATTATTATTGATATGGATGGAGAAATGGTTGGTTTTGCACCAATGTACCTAAAATGTTTGGCAGGCAGAATTAACTTTATTTGCTAA
- the nth gene encoding endonuclease III gives MNKQKRIEIFKRFQRINPHPTTELEYSNPFELLIAVILSAQATDVGVNKATIRLFKVANTPQKILNLGLDTLKDYVKTIGLYNAKAENIIATCKILVDKFDSTVPDNRQDLESLPGVGRKTANVVLNTAFGQPTMAVDTHIFRVSRRTKIAHGKNVLEVEKSLLRLIPEEFLMDAHHWLILHGRYTCKARKPNCAECIINDLCEYNSKTL, from the coding sequence ATGAATAAACAAAAACGTATCGAAATTTTCAAAAGATTTCAAAGAATCAACCCTCATCCAACAACCGAACTGGAATACTCAAATCCTTTTGAATTACTCATCGCTGTTATTTTATCTGCGCAAGCGACCGATGTCGGAGTGAATAAGGCTACCATCAGATTATTTAAGGTTGCAAACACACCTCAAAAAATCCTCAACCTCGGCCTGGATACACTCAAAGATTATGTTAAAACAATCGGATTGTATAATGCAAAAGCTGAGAACATCATTGCAACATGCAAAATTCTCGTTGATAAATTTGATTCTACTGTTCCTGATAATCGCCAAGATTTAGAGTCTTTACCTGGGGTTGGCCGAAAAACAGCGAATGTTGTACTAAATACCGCATTCGGACAACCAACCATGGCAGTTGATACGCACATCTTTAGAGTTTCCAGACGCACAAAAATTGCACATGGAAAAAATGTTCTTGAAGTTGAAAAAAGCCTGTTACGTTTAATCCCGGAAGAATTTTTAATGGATGCTCATCATTGGTTGATATTGCATGGTCGCTATACTTGCAAAGCCAGAAAACCAAATTGTGCTGAATGTATTATTAATGACTTATGCGAATACAACTCCAAAACCCTTTGA
- a CDS encoding polyhydroxyalkanoic acid system family protein produces the protein MSSILIIHKHNCSKNEACQRAEHMLDDIANDYNLEIEHDGDGQIYFSGSGIQGEVEINQEEIHISASLGFLMLAFKPIISDKIKNKLEEIF, from the coding sequence ATGTCATCCATTCTAATCATACACAAACATAACTGTAGCAAAAATGAAGCCTGTCAACGTGCCGAACACATGCTTGATGATATCGCCAATGATTACAATCTCGAAATCGAACATGATGGAGATGGACAGATTTATTTTTCAGGTTCAGGAATTCAAGGAGAGGTCGAAATTAACCAGGAAGAAATACATATTTCAGCCTCACTTGGCTTTTTAATGCTTGCCTTCAAACCAATTATTTCCGATAAAATAAAAAATAAACTGGAAGAAATATTTTAA
- a CDS encoding peroxiredoxin produces the protein MSLKVGKAVPDFSLVADNGKPYKLSNKIKNKVLLVFYPGDGTPVCTNQFADFRNNEEKFKKLDVEIIGISSNDSKYHQSFKKEHNIPFTLLTDEKGQVASDYNCLGMFGIKRGIFLVDNKMQLKYSHIESVSIFRRNSDEIIDLIKKYS, from the coding sequence ATGTCGTTAAAAGTCGGAAAAGCGGTACCAGATTTTTCACTTGTAGCTGATAATGGAAAGCCATACAAGCTGTCTAACAAGATTAAAAACAAAGTTTTACTGGTTTTTTATCCAGGTGATGGAACTCCTGTTTGTACCAATCAATTTGCAGATTTCCGTAATAACGAAGAAAAGTTTAAAAAACTGGATGTCGAAATTATTGGTATCAGTAGTAATGACAGCAAGTATCATCAGTCTTTCAAAAAAGAACACAATATTCCATTCACTTTGTTAACTGATGAGAAAGGACAAGTTGCCTCAGATTACAATTGTCTGGGTATGTTTGGTATTAAAAGAGGAATTTTTCTGGTTGATAATAAAATGCAACTGAAATACTCTCATATTGAGTCTGTTTCGATTTTCAGAAGAAATTCTGACGAAATTATTGATTTGATAAAAAAATATTCTTAA
- a CDS encoding heme biosynthesis HemY N-terminal domain-containing protein, with protein MKKLITIFSIISLVLLAALVTPSLIKDPGYFYIRFAGYEIEMRVIVAFGLLVLFIFSLWLLIYFIRFPKRTMRNFSTNRSRKSFAKGLLALSEGRWKVAEKLLVTSTKNSPTPELGYMAAARAAVAQHKLEQAFDYLDAAESSTDNPLTVDLTRCELWVKIGEFQKAVQLLNRILKSYPNNPRALHILSQAASGSQQWQLLREIMPKVAKLEVLPVEETNRITRNAILQQLQNAEHENDLQLTWDSLSKEQKSDLQFIQLYAKSGLRLGMHQQIAKLIENSLHKDWSDELLQVWSELELDTHSKIKTAEKWLKKSPDNALLLRILGELCLKNQLWGKAQEYLNKSLDIDADKQTFKLMARYFDLVGEPDNALEAYRHAETSKPLALPKPEVSKE; from the coding sequence ATGAAAAAGCTGATAACGATTTTTAGTATCATCTCACTGGTTCTTTTAGCCGCATTAGTGACACCTTCGTTAATCAAAGATCCGGGGTATTTCTATATTCGCTTTGCCGGTTATGAAATTGAAATGCGAGTAATCGTTGCTTTCGGTTTGCTTGTCCTGTTTATCTTTTCACTTTGGTTGTTGATATATTTTATCCGCTTTCCAAAAAGAACCATGCGCAATTTTTCAACCAATCGTTCTCGCAAATCATTTGCGAAAGGGTTATTGGCTTTAAGTGAAGGGCGTTGGAAAGTTGCTGAAAAACTGTTGGTGACCTCAACCAAAAACAGTCCGACGCCTGAGTTGGGTTACATGGCCGCTGCCAGAGCGGCGGTGGCACAACACAAATTGGAACAGGCCTTTGATTATCTCGATGCGGCTGAAAGCAGCACCGATAATCCGCTAACTGTGGATTTAACTCGGTGTGAACTTTGGGTCAAAATCGGCGAATTTCAAAAAGCGGTGCAATTACTCAACCGAATTTTGAAAAGCTATCCTAACAATCCTCGAGCCCTGCATATTTTGTCGCAAGCAGCTTCCGGAAGTCAGCAATGGCAATTGCTTCGAGAGATTATGCCCAAAGTTGCAAAATTAGAAGTGTTACCGGTTGAAGAAACCAATCGAATCACCCGAAATGCCATATTACAGCAATTGCAGAATGCTGAACACGAGAACGATTTACAACTCACTTGGGATAGTTTAAGCAAAGAGCAAAAATCCGATTTACAATTCATCCAACTTTATGCAAAAAGTGGTTTAAGACTGGGAATGCACCAGCAAATTGCTAAATTGATTGAAAATTCATTGCATAAAGACTGGTCGGATGAACTCTTGCAAGTTTGGTCAGAATTGGAATTAGACACTCATTCTAAAATCAAAACAGCGGAAAAATGGTTGAAAAAATCTCCTGATAATGCACTATTGCTAAGAATTTTAGGCGAACTTTGCTTGAAGAACCAACTCTGGGGCAAAGCACAGGAATATTTAAATAAAAGTCTGGATATTGACGCAGATAAACAAACTTTTAAACTTATGGCGAGATATTTTGATTTGGTTGGTGAACCCGATAATGCACTTGAAGCCTATCGTCATGCAGAAACTTCCAAACCATTGGCACTTCCAAAGCCGGAAGTTTCTAAAGAATAA
- a CDS encoding Calx-beta domain-containing protein, with protein sequence MKFRLNRFWRNTMTVSAFVAIAGSASAGGPTYKIIVNEFLRAGDLNTGNEWAELVLLEDMSAAELNTYFLGDSTSSTNAKFAGYQFTGMEGINNTYCKGTIITVAGDTGPASDTSYNPAVNDWNITLKTSGTNLTSNGSNGDFAGTDVVYVDTDGTNGSAVLTANGFAINWDSSPGPFGSNATFTLTNSPANNTGVQLSDIVDNAHLDGSWASDVAQASLTPGVPNGGNNSSSIFALRDSLANIASGDVSLDEGNAGTTAFVFTVTRTNGCLGATVFYDVNPTGANAADAADFGGSLPTGSVSFNAGETSKDITVLVSGDTTVENDETFILSVFDGPLPPAPVEGGGSLLLTTATGTILNDDVNNADITIDDVTQTEGNAGTTTFDFTVSITPGFTGDISVDFATADNTATTADNDYVATSGTVDFSSDNPGVVTQTVSVTVNGDTTVESDETFFVNLSNVQGAAVIADSQGLGTIQNDDVANISINDVTQTEDNAGTSTFNFTVSIDQSVTASVEVNTANGTATAGSDYTAIAGQVVNFTSGGVTSQTVSVTVNGDVTIEPNETFFVNLSNASGALIADNQGQGTILNDDNVQAVLSGTKSVSGDLVPGGTATYTIVLSNTGPNPQNNNPGDEMTDTLPDGVTFVSANATSGTVSNVGNMVSWNGSIPAAASVTITINTAISNSAVGQIDNQATINFDNDGDNSNESSALSNIAGFFIPFVIPSLTIYGIALLMLLVVGFIFVKQRKFNN encoded by the coding sequence ATGAAATTTAGATTAAACAGATTCTGGCGTAATACTATGACCGTATCTGCTTTTGTTGCTATTGCCGGAAGTGCTAGCGCCGGAGGACCTACATATAAAATTATTGTTAACGAATTTTTACGTGCAGGTGATTTGAATACAGGAAACGAATGGGCCGAACTCGTATTATTAGAAGATATGTCTGCAGCTGAGCTTAACACCTATTTTTTGGGTGATTCCACATCCTCAACAAATGCAAAGTTTGCCGGTTATCAGTTTACCGGAATGGAAGGAATTAATAACACCTATTGTAAAGGAACAATTATCACTGTAGCCGGTGATACAGGTCCGGCTTCAGATACCAGTTATAATCCTGCTGTAAATGACTGGAATATTACTCTAAAAACTTCAGGTACCAATCTGACTTCAAATGGTTCGAACGGAGATTTCGCAGGAACTGATGTGGTTTATGTGGATACCGATGGTACAAATGGAAGTGCTGTGCTTACAGCTAATGGATTTGCGATAAACTGGGATAGTTCGCCAGGGCCATTTGGTTCAAACGCAACTTTTACTTTGACGAATTCACCGGCTAATAATACCGGAGTTCAGTTGAGTGATATTGTAGACAATGCTCATCTCGATGGCTCTTGGGCCTCTGATGTCGCTCAAGCAAGTTTAACTCCGGGAGTTCCAAATGGAGGTAATAATTCTTCCAGTATTTTTGCATTAAGAGATTCATTAGCAAATATAGCTTCTGGTGATGTTTCCTTAGATGAAGGAAATGCAGGAACAACAGCCTTTGTTTTCACAGTTACCAGAACAAATGGATGTCTTGGTGCAACTGTCTTTTACGATGTGAACCCTACTGGAGCAAATGCTGCCGATGCAGCTGATTTCGGAGGATCGTTACCTACTGGTTCTGTGAGCTTCAATGCCGGAGAAACCTCTAAAGATATTACAGTATTGGTTTCTGGTGATACCACGGTTGAAAACGATGAAACTTTCATTTTATCAGTTTTTGACGGTCCGTTACCACCGGCTCCAGTAGAAGGTGGCGGTTCACTATTATTGACAACTGCTACCGGTACTATTTTAAATGATGATGTCAATAACGCAGATATTACAATTGATGACGTTACCCAAACCGAAGGTAATGCCGGAACAACAACATTTGATTTTACTGTTTCAATCACTCCCGGATTTACGGGAGATATCTCTGTTGATTTTGCCACAGCTGACAATACTGCAACCACTGCTGATAATGATTATGTTGCAACCTCAGGAACAGTTGATTTTAGTTCTGATAACCCGGGAGTTGTTACACAAACTGTATCGGTAACTGTCAATGGAGACACCACTGTTGAAAGTGATGAAACATTTTTTGTAAATCTCAGCAATGTACAAGGCGCAGCAGTCATTGCCGACAGCCAAGGTTTGGGCACAATTCAAAATGATGATGTTGCAAACATTTCAATTAATGATGTCACCCAAACTGAAGACAACGCAGGAACTTCAACTTTTAACTTCACTGTAAGTATTGATCAGTCAGTTACTGCTTCAGTTGAAGTGAATACTGCGAACGGAACGGCGACTGCCGGTAGTGACTATACTGCAATTGCCGGACAAGTTGTAAACTTTACTTCAGGTGGTGTAACCTCACAAACTGTCTCAGTCACAGTTAATGGTGATGTTACAATTGAGCCGAACGAAACATTCTTCGTCAACTTGAGCAATGCATCAGGCGCACTTATTGCTGATAATCAAGGTCAAGGTACTATCCTGAATGATGATAATGTTCAGGCTGTGCTTTCAGGCACTAAATCAGTGTCAGGGGATTTGGTTCCCGGTGGAACAGCAACCTATACAATCGTGTTGAGCAATACCGGTCCAAATCCGCAAAATAATAATCCGGGTGATGAAATGACGGATACACTTCCTGATGGTGTCACATTTGTCAGTGCAAATGCCACTTCAGGTACTGTTAGCAATGTTGGTAATATGGTTTCGTGGAATGGTTCAATTCCAGCAGCAGCTTCTGTTACCATAACTATAAATACAGCCATCAGTAATAGTGCTGTAGGACAAATTGACAATCAAGCAACTATTAATTTTGATAATGATGGCGACAACAGCAATGAGTCATCTGCGTTAAGTAATATCGCCGGATTCTTTATTCCGTTTGTTATTCCAAGTTTAACTATTTATGGAATTGCATTGTTAATGCTGTTAGTTGTCGGGTTTATCTTTGTGAAACAAAGAAAATTTAACAATTAA
- a CDS encoding DUF4238 domain-containing protein, which yields MKTKNHYVPKNYLKNWSDSENKIYIYNYLVSHPNVPEWVKGSIKSNAIQKNLYTFIESGSENDEIERWFDEEFE from the coding sequence ATGAAAACAAAAAACCACTATGTTCCTAAGAACTATTTGAAAAACTGGTCAGATAGTGAAAATAAAATTTATATTTATAATTACTTGGTTAGTCATCCAAATGTACCTGAATGGGTTAAAGGCTCAATAAAATCAAATGCAATTCAAAAAAATTTATATACTTTTATCGAATCCGGTTCAGAGAATGATGAAATTGAAAGATGGTTTGATGAAGAGTTTGAATAG
- a CDS encoding MarR family winged helix-turn-helix transcriptional regulator — protein MQLSKFLPYQLSVLSNKVSQGISKSYRKQHNISISEWRVLIILSENCEQTAKELVEYSQMDKVRISRTVKVLLDKKLITQKVCQNDARSKKYKLTNSGNDLIEAVKPKALEYEQLLISMLSEKQLNDFRNTIEILNQQTDKILQENS, from the coding sequence ATGCAACTCAGTAAATTTCTTCCTTACCAGCTTTCAGTGCTGAGTAACAAAGTGAGTCAGGGGATTTCCAAATCCTATAGGAAACAGCACAATATCAGTATTTCTGAATGGCGTGTTTTGATTATTTTGTCAGAAAACTGCGAGCAGACTGCGAAGGAGTTAGTCGAATATAGTCAAATGGATAAAGTTCGTATCAGCAGAACCGTCAAAGTTTTATTGGATAAAAAGCTAATCACGCAGAAAGTCTGCCAAAATGATGCTCGCTCCAAGAAATACAAACTTACGAACTCCGGAAATGACTTGATAGAAGCTGTTAAACCAAAGGCATTGGAATATGAACAATTATTGATAAGTATGCTTAGTGAGAAACAACTGAATGATTTCAGAAATACAATTGAAATCCTTAATCAGCAAACCGACAAAATATTACAAGAAAATTCATAA